In Papaver somniferum cultivar HN1 chromosome 1, ASM357369v1, whole genome shotgun sequence, a genomic segment contains:
- the LOC113279983 gene encoding putative transcription elongation factor SPT5 homolog 1 isoform X31 encodes MKMSNKTLAQHRHDEDDSDEDEDEEGEFDVAEYERRGFSKSSAGGDSSHKLRRLDSLYDSSADEYDSEDEDEDEDEEREEDEMYSSSGRKRKRHSSNPFIDDQAIVATDDEDDDYERGEVDRDFIEPDENIPEEHEATRMQHRRMLPQEDEEVDVDEFERRIRQRYSSQSYLEEGIDEISDVEQQALLPSIKDPKLWMVKCAMGREREAAVCLMQKRIDRGHREMQIRSVISPHYLKNYIYVEADKSAHVIEACKGLRILNTTKVMLVPIKEMTDVLLIEGNPIDTAKDMWVRLRIGIYKGALAKVVNVSDVRRKVMVKLIPRVDLQAIADKLEGRKVSKKAYIPSPRLMKIDEARNLNIPVDYRTGRSTNIQFCVIDGKMFKDGFLYKTVSMRSIDYQNIQPTFSELEKFCETGHGVVGSMSTSPRNRKKSHFMKGDAVIVVKGDLKNLMGWVEKVEEDNVHIRPKVKGLCTTVAVNEKYVCKSFKPGDHVKVVFGAHKGVTGMVIKVNSNVLIILSDATKEDIRVFAEHAVDSSEVTTGVTKVGDYELHDLVMLDNTCFGVIIRLESQTLQILLGDPDRPDVARVKMREIKYKIQRRNTALDQSNNTVSVKDVVKILMGPCKGKQGPVEHIFRGTLFINDRHHMEHSGFICVRAQSCIVMGGSPAKVSLSSRFGSSTDAARIAPSPRRFPSGGPPFDSGGRQKSGQRGHDSFVGSTIKIRIGHYKGCRGRVVSVKGQSVRVELESQMKTVLVNRDEISAIPDVSTSLSEPPQHGIGSETPIHRAQTPTHSYATPTRNEGGTPRHSGTWTPLRDQAWNPEATTTPSGEKWEDGNPGSWGTIPPTQTTPLGRSNKAPSAGSDWGNWGDGDCGSRGTVPPAQPATPFARSNEAPSTGTGWGNWGDGNRGSPGTIPPAQATPLARSNEAPSTGSSWGTWGDGNPGSRGTIPPAQAPPLSRSNEAPGTGSGWGNWGNGNPGSRGTVPPAQQAPPLSRSNEAPSTSSGLGNWGDGNRGSKGSSPQCGQGTPRAHSNEAPALAQSTGSGWGGKKKLGRWKCFHPCL; translated from the exons ATGAAAATGTCAAATAAAACCCTAGCTCAGCATCGCCATGACGAAGATGATAGTGAtgaagacgaagacgaagaaggagAGTTTGATGTTGCTGAGTATGAGAGAAGAGGTTTTAGTAAAAGTAGTGCTGGTGGTGATTCCAGTCACAAACTAAGGAGATTAGATTCTCTATATGATAGTAGTGCAGATGAATATGATAGTGaggatgaagacgaagatgaagacgaagagaGAGAGGAAGATGAAATGTATTCCTCCTCTGGTAGAAAGCGGAAGAGACATAGTTCTAATCCTTTTATTGATGATCAAGCTATTGTTGctactgatgatgaagatgatgattatgaaAGAGGAGAAGTTGATCGTG ATTTCATAGAGCCTGATGAAAACATACCGGAAGAACATGAGGCCACAAGGATGCAACATCGTCGTATGTTACCTCAAGAGGATGAAGAAGTAGATGTTGATGAATTTGAGAGAAGAATTCGCCAACGGTATTCCAGTCAATCCTACTTAGAAGAAGGTATTGATGAAATTAGTGACGTTGAGCAGCAAGCTCTTTTGCCATCAATTAAGGATCCAAAGTTGTGGATGGTGAAATGCGCA ATGGGTCGTGAGCGAGAGGCAGCTGTTTGCCTTATGCAGAAACGTATTGATCGAGGTCATCGTGAAATGCAGATAAGATCTGTCATCTCTCCTCATTATCTTAAGAACTATATTTACGTTGAGGCTGATAAGTCAGCCCATGTGATAGAG GCTTGCAAAGGTCTCAGGATCTTAAATACTACAAAAGTAATGCTTGTTCCGATAAAAGAAATGACAGATGTGCTTTTAATAGAAGGCAATCCCATAGATACTGCAAAGGATATGTGGGTGCGACTGAGGATCGGGATATATAAAGGGGCTCTTGCAAAA GTTGTTAATGTGTCTGATGTACGACGAAAGGTTATGGTTAAGCTAATCCCACGGGTTGATTTGCAAGCCATTGCTGATAAACTG GAAGGTAGGAAAGTCTCGAAAAAGGCATATATACCCTCTCCACGCCTCATGAAAATAGATGAAGCAAG GAACCTTAATATACCAGTCGACTATAGAACGGGACGAAGCACTAATATTCAATTCTGTGTAATTGATGGAAAGATGTTTAAAgacggtttcctatataaaactgTATCAATGAGATCAATAGATTATCAAAACATTCAACCAACCTTTAGTGAGCTTGAGAAATTTTGTGAGACTGGGCATGGAGTTGTGGGTAGTATGTCCACTTCACCTAGAAACAGGAAAAAAAGCCACTTTATGAAGGGTGATGCTGTCATTGTTGTTAAAGGAGATCTCAAAAATCTGATGGGATGGGTTGAAAAAGTTGAGGAAGATAACGTCCATATTAGGCCAAAAGTGAAGGGCCTGTGT ACAACAGTTGCTGTGAATGAAAAATATGTTTGCAAATCCTTCAAGCCCGGGGATCATGTGAAGGTTGTCTTTGGTGCTCACAAGGGTGTAACCGGTATGGTTATTAAGGTTAACAGTAATGTACTCATCATTCTATCTGACGCAACTAAAGAAGAC ATCCGTGTCTTTGCTGAACATGCTGTGGACAGCTCTGAAGTAACTACTGGGGTTACCAAAGTTGGGGATTATGAGTTGCATGACCTTGTCATGCTTGA TAACACGTGCTTTGGAGTAATAATACGTTTAGAGAGTCAAACACTCCAGATACTGCTGGGAGATCCAGATAGACCTGATGTTGCACGAGTGAAGATGAGGGAGATCAAATACAAGATTCAGAGGAGGAATACTGCTCTAGATCAATCGAACAATACTGTGTCTGTGAAAGATGTTGTGAAGATTCTAATGGGCCCTTGCAAA GGAAAACAAGGTCCTGTAGAACACATATTTAGAGGAACATTGTTCATAAATGACCGCCATCACATGGAGCATTCTGGTTTTATCTGTGTGAGAGCACAATCTTGTATAGTGATGGGTGGCTCACCTGCCAAG GTTTCCCTGTCCTCGAGATTTGGAAGTTCTACAGATGCAGCTCGCATCGCCCCTTcaccaagaagatttcctagtgGAGGACCTCCATTTGACT CTGGAGGAAGACAGAAGAGTGGACAGCGAGGGCATGATTCTTTTGTTGGTAGTACCATAAAAATTCGTATTGGTCACTATAAGGGATGTCGCGGTCGTGTTGTAAGTGTTAAGGGCCAATCAGTTCGAGTTGAACTGGAATCTCAAATGAAAACTGTACTAG TTAACCGTGACGAGATATCTGCTATCCCAGATGTTTCTACTTCATTAAG TGAACCACCTCAACATGGTATAGGAAGTGAGACACCTATACATCGCGCACAAACTCCGACACACTCATATGCCACTCCTACGAGAAATGAAGGAG GAACACCAAGACATAGTGGTACCTGGACTCCCCTGCGTGATCAAGCTTGGAATCCTGAAGCTACCACAACTCCATCCGG ggaaaaatggGAAGATGGAAATCCTGGCTCGTGGGGAACCATTCCACCAACTCAA ACAACTCCTCTTGGACGTTCAAATAAAGCACCAAGTGCAGGTTCTGATTGGGGCAACTGGGGAGATGGAGATTGTGGCTCGCGGGGAACTGTTCCACCAGCTCAA CCGGCAACTCCTTTCGCACGTTCAAATGAAGCACCAAGCACAGGTACCGGTTGGGGCAACTGGGGAGATGGAAATCGTGGTTCGCCGGGAACCATTCCACCAGCTCAA GCAACTCCTCTTGCACGTTCAAATGAAGCACCAAGCACAGGTTCCAGTTGGGGCACCTGGGGAGATGGAAATCCTGGCTCGCGGGGAACCATTCCACCAGCTCAA GCACCCCCTCTTTCACGTTCAAATGAAGCACCAGGCACAGGTTCCGGTTGGGGCAACTGGGGAAATGGAAATCCTGGCTCGCGGGGAACCGTTCCACCAGCTCAA CAGGCACCTCCTCTTTCACGTTCAAATGAAGCACCAAGCACAAGTTCCGGTTTGGGCAACTGGGGAGATGGGAACCGTGGCTCGAAGGGAAGCAGTCCACAATGCGGC CAGGGAACTCCTCGAGCGCATTCAAATGAAGCACCAGCACTAGCACAGAGCACAGGTTCAGGCTGGGGAGGTAAAAAAAAGTTGGGAAGATGGAAATGTTTCCACCCATGTTTGTGA
- the LOC113279983 gene encoding putative transcription elongation factor SPT5 homolog 1 isoform X30, producing the protein MKMSNKTLAQHRHDEDDSDEDEDEEGEFDVAEYERRGFSKSSAGGDSSHKLRRLDSLYDSSADEYDSEDEDEDEDEEREEDEMYSSSGRKRKRHSSNPFIDDQAIVATDDEDDDYERGEVDRDFIEPDENIPEEHEATRMQHRRMLPQEDEEVDVDEFERRIRQRYSSQSYLEEGIDEISDVEQQALLPSIKDPKLWMVKCAMGREREAAVCLMQKRIDRGHREMQIRSVISPHYLKNYIYVEADKSAHVIEACKGLRILNTTKVMLVPIKEMTDVLLIEGNPIDTAKDMWVRLRIGIYKGALAKVVNVSDVRRKVMVKLIPRVDLQAIADKLEGRKVSKKAYIPSPRLMKIDEARNLNIPVDYRTGRSTNIQFCVIDGKMFKDGFLYKTVSMRSIDYQNIQPTFSELEKFCETGHGVVGSMSTSPRNRKKSHFMKGDAVIVVKGDLKNLMGWVEKVEEDNVHIRPKVKGLCTTVAVNEKYVCKSFKPGDHVKVVFGAHKGVTGMVIKVNSNVLIILSDATKEDIRVFAEHAVDSSEVTTGVTKVGDYELHDLVMLDNTCFGVIIRLESQTLQILLGDPDRPDVARVKMREIKYKIQRRNTALDQSNNTVSVKDVVKILMGPCKGKQGPVEHIFRGTLFINDRHHMEHSGFICVRAQSCIVMGGSPAKVSLSSRFGSSTDAARIAPSPRRFPSGGPPFDSGGRQKSGQRGHDSFVGSTIKIRIGHYKGCRGRVVSVKGQSVRVELESQMKTVLVNRDEISAIPDVSTSLSEPPQHGIGSETPIHRAQTPTHSYATPTRNEGGTPRHSGTWTPLRDQAWNPEATTTPSGEKWEDGNPGSWGTIPPTQTTPLGRSNKAPSAGSDWGNWGDGDCGSRGTVPPAQATPLARSNEAPSTGTGWGSWGDGNRGSPGTIPPAQATPLARSNEAPSTGSSWGTWGDGNPGSRGTIPPAQQAPPLSRSNEAPGTGSGWGNWGNGNPGSRGTVPPAQQAPPLSRSNEAPSTSSGLGNWGDGNRGSKGSSPQCGQGTPRAHSNEAPALAQSTGSGWGGKKKLGRWKCFHPCL; encoded by the exons ATGAAAATGTCAAATAAAACCCTAGCTCAGCATCGCCATGACGAAGATGATAGTGAtgaagacgaagacgaagaaggagAGTTTGATGTTGCTGAGTATGAGAGAAGAGGTTTTAGTAAAAGTAGTGCTGGTGGTGATTCCAGTCACAAACTAAGGAGATTAGATTCTCTATATGATAGTAGTGCAGATGAATATGATAGTGaggatgaagacgaagatgaagacgaagagaGAGAGGAAGATGAAATGTATTCCTCCTCTGGTAGAAAGCGGAAGAGACATAGTTCTAATCCTTTTATTGATGATCAAGCTATTGTTGctactgatgatgaagatgatgattatgaaAGAGGAGAAGTTGATCGTG ATTTCATAGAGCCTGATGAAAACATACCGGAAGAACATGAGGCCACAAGGATGCAACATCGTCGTATGTTACCTCAAGAGGATGAAGAAGTAGATGTTGATGAATTTGAGAGAAGAATTCGCCAACGGTATTCCAGTCAATCCTACTTAGAAGAAGGTATTGATGAAATTAGTGACGTTGAGCAGCAAGCTCTTTTGCCATCAATTAAGGATCCAAAGTTGTGGATGGTGAAATGCGCA ATGGGTCGTGAGCGAGAGGCAGCTGTTTGCCTTATGCAGAAACGTATTGATCGAGGTCATCGTGAAATGCAGATAAGATCTGTCATCTCTCCTCATTATCTTAAGAACTATATTTACGTTGAGGCTGATAAGTCAGCCCATGTGATAGAG GCTTGCAAAGGTCTCAGGATCTTAAATACTACAAAAGTAATGCTTGTTCCGATAAAAGAAATGACAGATGTGCTTTTAATAGAAGGCAATCCCATAGATACTGCAAAGGATATGTGGGTGCGACTGAGGATCGGGATATATAAAGGGGCTCTTGCAAAA GTTGTTAATGTGTCTGATGTACGACGAAAGGTTATGGTTAAGCTAATCCCACGGGTTGATTTGCAAGCCATTGCTGATAAACTG GAAGGTAGGAAAGTCTCGAAAAAGGCATATATACCCTCTCCACGCCTCATGAAAATAGATGAAGCAAG GAACCTTAATATACCAGTCGACTATAGAACGGGACGAAGCACTAATATTCAATTCTGTGTAATTGATGGAAAGATGTTTAAAgacggtttcctatataaaactgTATCAATGAGATCAATAGATTATCAAAACATTCAACCAACCTTTAGTGAGCTTGAGAAATTTTGTGAGACTGGGCATGGAGTTGTGGGTAGTATGTCCACTTCACCTAGAAACAGGAAAAAAAGCCACTTTATGAAGGGTGATGCTGTCATTGTTGTTAAAGGAGATCTCAAAAATCTGATGGGATGGGTTGAAAAAGTTGAGGAAGATAACGTCCATATTAGGCCAAAAGTGAAGGGCCTGTGT ACAACAGTTGCTGTGAATGAAAAATATGTTTGCAAATCCTTCAAGCCCGGGGATCATGTGAAGGTTGTCTTTGGTGCTCACAAGGGTGTAACCGGTATGGTTATTAAGGTTAACAGTAATGTACTCATCATTCTATCTGACGCAACTAAAGAAGAC ATCCGTGTCTTTGCTGAACATGCTGTGGACAGCTCTGAAGTAACTACTGGGGTTACCAAAGTTGGGGATTATGAGTTGCATGACCTTGTCATGCTTGA TAACACGTGCTTTGGAGTAATAATACGTTTAGAGAGTCAAACACTCCAGATACTGCTGGGAGATCCAGATAGACCTGATGTTGCACGAGTGAAGATGAGGGAGATCAAATACAAGATTCAGAGGAGGAATACTGCTCTAGATCAATCGAACAATACTGTGTCTGTGAAAGATGTTGTGAAGATTCTAATGGGCCCTTGCAAA GGAAAACAAGGTCCTGTAGAACACATATTTAGAGGAACATTGTTCATAAATGACCGCCATCACATGGAGCATTCTGGTTTTATCTGTGTGAGAGCACAATCTTGTATAGTGATGGGTGGCTCACCTGCCAAG GTTTCCCTGTCCTCGAGATTTGGAAGTTCTACAGATGCAGCTCGCATCGCCCCTTcaccaagaagatttcctagtgGAGGACCTCCATTTGACT CTGGAGGAAGACAGAAGAGTGGACAGCGAGGGCATGATTCTTTTGTTGGTAGTACCATAAAAATTCGTATTGGTCACTATAAGGGATGTCGCGGTCGTGTTGTAAGTGTTAAGGGCCAATCAGTTCGAGTTGAACTGGAATCTCAAATGAAAACTGTACTAG TTAACCGTGACGAGATATCTGCTATCCCAGATGTTTCTACTTCATTAAG TGAACCACCTCAACATGGTATAGGAAGTGAGACACCTATACATCGCGCACAAACTCCGACACACTCATATGCCACTCCTACGAGAAATGAAGGAG GAACACCAAGACATAGTGGTACCTGGACTCCCCTGCGTGATCAAGCTTGGAATCCTGAAGCTACCACAACTCCATCCGG ggaaaaatggGAAGATGGAAATCCTGGCTCGTGGGGAACCATTCCACCAACTCAA ACAACTCCTCTTGGACGTTCAAATAAAGCACCAAGTGCAGGTTCTGATTGGGGCAACTGGGGAGATGGAGATTGTGGCTCGCGGGGAACTGTTCCACCAGCTCAA GCAACTCCTCTTGCACGTTCAAATGAAGCACCAAGCACAGGTACCGGTTGGGGCAGCTGGGGAGATGGAAATCGTGGCTCGCCGGGAACCATTCCACCAGCTCAA GCAACTCCTCTTGCACGTTCAAATGAAGCACCAAGCACAGGTTCCAGTTGGGGCACCTGGGGAGATGGAAATCCTGGCTCGCGGGGAACCATTCCACCAGCTCAA CAGGCACCCCCTCTTTCACGTTCAAATGAAGCACCAGGCACAGGTTCCGGTTGGGGCAACTGGGGAAATGGAAATCCTGGCTCGCGGGGAACCGTTCCACCAGCTCAA CAGGCACCTCCTCTTTCACGTTCAAATGAAGCACCAAGCACAAGTTCCGGTTTGGGCAACTGGGGAGATGGGAACCGTGGCTCGAAGGGAAGCAGTCCACAATGCGGC CAGGGAACTCCTCGAGCGCATTCAAATGAAGCACCAGCACTAGCACAGAGCACAGGTTCAGGCTGGGGAGGTAAAAAAAAGTTGGGAAGATGGAAATGTTTCCACCCATGTTTGTGA
- the LOC113279983 gene encoding putative transcription elongation factor SPT5 homolog 1 isoform X26, with amino-acid sequence MKMSNKTLAQHRHDEDDSDEDEDEEGEFDVAEYERRGFSKSSAGGDSSHKLRRLDSLYDSSADEYDSEDEDEDEDEEREEDEMYSSSGRKRKRHSSNPFIDDQAIVATDDEDDDYERGEVDRDFIEPDENIPEEHEATRMQHRRMLPQEDEEVDVDEFERRIRQRYSSQSYLEEGIDEISDVEQQALLPSIKDPKLWMVKCAMGREREAAVCLMQKRIDRGHREMQIRSVISPHYLKNYIYVEADKSAHVIEACKGLRILNTTKVMLVPIKEMTDVLLIEGNPIDTAKDMWVRLRIGIYKGALAKVVNVSDVRRKVMVKLIPRVDLQAIADKLEGRKVSKKAYIPSPRLMKIDEARNLNIPVDYRTGRSTNIQFCVIDGKMFKDGFLYKTVSMRSIDYQNIQPTFSELEKFCETGHGVVGSMSTSPRNRKKSHFMKGDAVIVVKGDLKNLMGWVEKVEEDNVHIRPKVKGLCTTVAVNEKYVCKSFKPGDHVKVVFGAHKGVTGMVIKVNSNVLIILSDATKEDIRVFAEHAVDSSEVTTGVTKVGDYELHDLVMLDNTCFGVIIRLESQTLQILLGDPDRPDVARVKMREIKYKIQRRNTALDQSNNTVSVKDVVKILMGPCKGKQGPVEHIFRGTLFINDRHHMEHSGFICVRAQSCIVMGGSPAKVSLSSRFGSSTDAARIAPSPRRFPSGGPPFDSGGRQKSGQRGHDSFVGSTIKIRIGHYKGCRGRVVSVKGQSVRVELESQMKTVLVNRDEISAIPDVSTSLSEPPQHGIGSETPIHRAQTPTHSYATPTRNEGGTPRHSGTWTPLRDQAWNPEATTTPSGEKWEDGNPGSWGTIPPTQTTPLGRSNKAPSAGSDWGNWGDGDCGSRGTVPPAQQATPLARSNEAPSTGTGWGSWGDGNRGSPGTIPPAQATPLARSNEAPSTGSSWGTWGDGNPGSRGTIPPAQQAPPLSRSNEAPGTGSGWGNWGNGNPGSRGTVPPAQQAPPLSRSNEAPSTSSGLGNWGDGNRGSKGSSPQCGQGTPRAHSNEAPALAQSTGSGWGGKKKLGRWKCFHPCL; translated from the exons ATGAAAATGTCAAATAAAACCCTAGCTCAGCATCGCCATGACGAAGATGATAGTGAtgaagacgaagacgaagaaggagAGTTTGATGTTGCTGAGTATGAGAGAAGAGGTTTTAGTAAAAGTAGTGCTGGTGGTGATTCCAGTCACAAACTAAGGAGATTAGATTCTCTATATGATAGTAGTGCAGATGAATATGATAGTGaggatgaagacgaagatgaagacgaagagaGAGAGGAAGATGAAATGTATTCCTCCTCTGGTAGAAAGCGGAAGAGACATAGTTCTAATCCTTTTATTGATGATCAAGCTATTGTTGctactgatgatgaagatgatgattatgaaAGAGGAGAAGTTGATCGTG ATTTCATAGAGCCTGATGAAAACATACCGGAAGAACATGAGGCCACAAGGATGCAACATCGTCGTATGTTACCTCAAGAGGATGAAGAAGTAGATGTTGATGAATTTGAGAGAAGAATTCGCCAACGGTATTCCAGTCAATCCTACTTAGAAGAAGGTATTGATGAAATTAGTGACGTTGAGCAGCAAGCTCTTTTGCCATCAATTAAGGATCCAAAGTTGTGGATGGTGAAATGCGCA ATGGGTCGTGAGCGAGAGGCAGCTGTTTGCCTTATGCAGAAACGTATTGATCGAGGTCATCGTGAAATGCAGATAAGATCTGTCATCTCTCCTCATTATCTTAAGAACTATATTTACGTTGAGGCTGATAAGTCAGCCCATGTGATAGAG GCTTGCAAAGGTCTCAGGATCTTAAATACTACAAAAGTAATGCTTGTTCCGATAAAAGAAATGACAGATGTGCTTTTAATAGAAGGCAATCCCATAGATACTGCAAAGGATATGTGGGTGCGACTGAGGATCGGGATATATAAAGGGGCTCTTGCAAAA GTTGTTAATGTGTCTGATGTACGACGAAAGGTTATGGTTAAGCTAATCCCACGGGTTGATTTGCAAGCCATTGCTGATAAACTG GAAGGTAGGAAAGTCTCGAAAAAGGCATATATACCCTCTCCACGCCTCATGAAAATAGATGAAGCAAG GAACCTTAATATACCAGTCGACTATAGAACGGGACGAAGCACTAATATTCAATTCTGTGTAATTGATGGAAAGATGTTTAAAgacggtttcctatataaaactgTATCAATGAGATCAATAGATTATCAAAACATTCAACCAACCTTTAGTGAGCTTGAGAAATTTTGTGAGACTGGGCATGGAGTTGTGGGTAGTATGTCCACTTCACCTAGAAACAGGAAAAAAAGCCACTTTATGAAGGGTGATGCTGTCATTGTTGTTAAAGGAGATCTCAAAAATCTGATGGGATGGGTTGAAAAAGTTGAGGAAGATAACGTCCATATTAGGCCAAAAGTGAAGGGCCTGTGT ACAACAGTTGCTGTGAATGAAAAATATGTTTGCAAATCCTTCAAGCCCGGGGATCATGTGAAGGTTGTCTTTGGTGCTCACAAGGGTGTAACCGGTATGGTTATTAAGGTTAACAGTAATGTACTCATCATTCTATCTGACGCAACTAAAGAAGAC ATCCGTGTCTTTGCTGAACATGCTGTGGACAGCTCTGAAGTAACTACTGGGGTTACCAAAGTTGGGGATTATGAGTTGCATGACCTTGTCATGCTTGA TAACACGTGCTTTGGAGTAATAATACGTTTAGAGAGTCAAACACTCCAGATACTGCTGGGAGATCCAGATAGACCTGATGTTGCACGAGTGAAGATGAGGGAGATCAAATACAAGATTCAGAGGAGGAATACTGCTCTAGATCAATCGAACAATACTGTGTCTGTGAAAGATGTTGTGAAGATTCTAATGGGCCCTTGCAAA GGAAAACAAGGTCCTGTAGAACACATATTTAGAGGAACATTGTTCATAAATGACCGCCATCACATGGAGCATTCTGGTTTTATCTGTGTGAGAGCACAATCTTGTATAGTGATGGGTGGCTCACCTGCCAAG GTTTCCCTGTCCTCGAGATTTGGAAGTTCTACAGATGCAGCTCGCATCGCCCCTTcaccaagaagatttcctagtgGAGGACCTCCATTTGACT CTGGAGGAAGACAGAAGAGTGGACAGCGAGGGCATGATTCTTTTGTTGGTAGTACCATAAAAATTCGTATTGGTCACTATAAGGGATGTCGCGGTCGTGTTGTAAGTGTTAAGGGCCAATCAGTTCGAGTTGAACTGGAATCTCAAATGAAAACTGTACTAG TTAACCGTGACGAGATATCTGCTATCCCAGATGTTTCTACTTCATTAAG TGAACCACCTCAACATGGTATAGGAAGTGAGACACCTATACATCGCGCACAAACTCCGACACACTCATATGCCACTCCTACGAGAAATGAAGGAG GAACACCAAGACATAGTGGTACCTGGACTCCCCTGCGTGATCAAGCTTGGAATCCTGAAGCTACCACAACTCCATCCGG ggaaaaatggGAAGATGGAAATCCTGGCTCGTGGGGAACCATTCCACCAACTCAA ACAACTCCTCTTGGACGTTCAAATAAAGCACCAAGTGCAGGTTCTGATTGGGGCAACTGGGGAGATGGAGATTGTGGCTCGCGGGGAACTGTTCCACCAGCTCAA CAGGCAACTCCTCTTGCACGTTCAAATGAAGCACCAAGCACAGGTACCGGTTGGGGCAGCTGGGGAGATGGAAATCGTGGCTCGCCGGGAACCATTCCACCAGCTCAA GCAACTCCTCTTGCACGTTCAAATGAAGCACCAAGCACAGGTTCCAGTTGGGGCACCTGGGGAGATGGAAATCCTGGCTCGCGGGGAACCATTCCACCAGCTCAA CAGGCACCCCCTCTTTCACGTTCAAATGAAGCACCAGGCACAGGTTCCGGTTGGGGCAACTGGGGAAATGGAAATCCTGGCTCGCGGGGAACCGTTCCACCAGCTCAA CAGGCACCTCCTCTTTCACGTTCAAATGAAGCACCAAGCACAAGTTCCGGTTTGGGCAACTGGGGAGATGGGAACCGTGGCTCGAAGGGAAGCAGTCCACAATGCGGC CAGGGAACTCCTCGAGCGCATTCAAATGAAGCACCAGCACTAGCACAGAGCACAGGTTCAGGCTGGGGAGGTAAAAAAAAGTTGGGAAGATGGAAATGTTTCCACCCATGTTTGTGA